The nucleotide sequence GGGCCAAAATTCAGCAACCTTATTTATGTATCAGTGTTATGAGACGAGTATTTAATACTTTAAAGGTGTCGGTCGAGCATTTGCTGCTCGTGCCAACACTAAGGTACTAAACTTAGTACTACCAACTAACGTAAAAGCATCAGAACATCGCCCTCTTATTCTCCTAAGGTCGATGATTGAGAATGACGTATTCTACATTCTACGTGGTGTTGGTGAATTTAAGACACAGCCCTGCTCTTTCTTGTCTTTTCCAAGAATTCGTAAATCGGCTTTCAACATATTTACTTACTGATAAAAGGACACGATTCGACTGTCTCTGTATAGCTCCTAcgttatcacttatcagtatCAAAAACACAGATGGTCGCTCGGTAATCTCGAAGTACTAGTCGAATTTCTTAGAATTCAGAGTATAGAATAGCATCGTGAACACATTCCGCTGATTTCTCCGTCTGTTTTATTTTGCatcttcatcaaattttcatcgacaTGATTTCTACCACGTTACGAAAATCTTACTCGATGTTGATAGTCACTCACTCTTACCATCACTAATCTTTTGTATCCCACATGAAATACATGAATGAAGAAATAAATTCAATGGTCACAATAGTCACAaccctagtacctacctagacctacctacgtattatactcgtattttcaactgattcaattttcatcacGCTGCTGATTGCTCATGGATGACGTAATCGTGTTTCAAGAAACAACTCGACTCGATTCCTTTTTTTGTCTGATTTTGCTTTGTTTTGTGCGTTCTGGCTTTTAGCTTCAGTTCAGTTTTAGACTTTTAGTTATTTCCTGACCGTCGTCGCGAATTGTTTCGTTGTTACTTGAGTTGAGTTTCTTTACTGGATGCTCATTTTACTTGTGTTGATTGTTGACTTTTCCCATTATTGAGTGTCGAACTGTCGACGTGTGGATTTATTTCTGCGATCTGTTTGATAAAGACGactcgaagttttttttttatatacttaaACATGGATAAAGTGCGTTTTAAGAAAAGAATCTTACGCAGTGATAACGGAAATATCCtccaaaaattgctattttcaAATAGCAAATTAGCGCTGGATATTTATAAGGTATGTAAAACAATAGATATTAGCATTCTGaataattttacgaattttcgaCCGTACATTAATAGCGTGAATATGAAAACAATCATTTCATTTGTAATCAGGAAACATGCTcagaactaggtacctacccttaattcatttttctttcaccCCTGCCCCGCTCATACAGCATCCTTCGCGAATCCACCGTTCAAAACGAGGGGAACGTGcggggctgaaatttttttgcgatcATTCCAACTCCAAATCTCCAACACATACttctacttcaatttcagcgaaatcgaagaccatgaattttttcagatccATCCTAATGTGGACATCTAAGTACATAGTGTAATACGGTAGTTCCCCTTTCTCGTAAACTTGACTGAATTCACTGtgttaatgaaaaatattttcttcagaTTTTGACACAGGAAGAACCGGGAAATCTAGTTTTATCACCGCTCAGCATACAGCTTGCTTTATTGACTCTACTAAGCGGTGCGAATGGTAAAACTGCTGAGGAGCTGAAAAGAGGGTTGAATTTGaccgaagaaaaagaagaaatatttcAGGGAACGAAGCTTCTATTAGAAAGCTTACAGGTAAAACATTTCGAGCTCTTATTTGACATTTCGAGTAAGCATAATATTTTGATATCACGAACGAATTCTTCCTTAAAGATAGGTACCATTAGAATTGCCTTCAAAATGCATCATACATAGTACTTCATACCTATTACTTTCCATACCAATTAATATTCGATGATATTGAactaaagtacctactcgtaatattATTTAACGCATTGTTTGTTTCATTCCTTGTTATGTATAGAATTCTTGTTTGGAAGTAGCGTCTCAGATGTTCATCGATGAACGATTCCCTATGAAGAAATCGTACGCCCAATTGGTAAAGAAGTATTTTGAGTCCACCTATCAAACcgttaattttacaaaatcgcCTGCCAAAGCCGCTAATCTGATCAATTCGTGGGTATCgacaaaaacaaataatttaatCAATAACGTAATTTCTCCTAGTAAGTAAGAATTTCTGTTCACTGATTACGAAgtagttttaaaattgaaaataggaaaatacaTAATCATGATTCATTTTCAGGTGATCTGAAAGATCTTACATTTATGATACTGTTGAACGCTGTTTACTTCAAAGCAGAATGGCGGGATAAATTTGGTCCCCTGTTTACGAGAAACGAACCATTTTATTTGTCCAGAGACCGTTTCGTCCAGATTCCCATGATGCGTGAGTTTCGAGAATACAGGTATTCGAAGCAAAAATCGTTCGGGATTCTTGAAATTCCTTACAAGgtatcagtattttttttttttgagtaggtacataggtacataggtacatacctaatttgtttttcaagaatttcattttaatattgGATATGTCAATTATATAATATGTAGACGGGAAAAGACGTGAGTTTCTTGGTTTTTCTACCCGATGAAATCGATGGATTGCCTCAGCTCGAAAATGCACTATTCGAAACCGAATTCCATGAAATGCTCAAGAAGTTGGAAGTAACTTGGGTAAGACTGCGGTTacctaaaatgaaaatcgaaaaatcagtcaatgtaaaagaaattctgaaaaaagtacgTTTATTTGCATGAAttctttctatcttttttttcaatgaagtaAAAAAGAACTCAAAATACCTATACTAGTATCTTTTAATATTGCGTCTCTTACATACCTATGTTGAAACAGCTTGACATAAAATCTATGTTCTTCCCTCTTACTGcggatttttttgatatgttctCCACCGAAGTGCTTGACGATGTTTTATACGTGAGTGATCTCGTACACAAAGCTGTTCTTAAGGTTAATGAAGAAGGAACAGAAGCATCTGCGTTTACTAgatgtacgtatattttttgaatatttattcatACCTAC is from Planococcus citri chromosome 1, ihPlaCitr1.1, whole genome shotgun sequence and encodes:
- the LOC135834838 gene encoding leukocyte elastase inhibitor-like, encoding MDKVRFKKRILRSDNGNILQKLLFSNSKLALDIYKILTQEEPGNLVLSPLSIQLALLTLLSGANGKTAEELKRGLNLTEEKEEIFQGTKLLLESLQNSCLEVASQMFIDERFPMKKSYAQLVKKYFESTYQTVNFTKSPAKAANLINSWVSTKTNNLINNVISPSDLKDLTFMILLNAVYFKAEWRDKFGPLFTRNEPFYLSRDRFVQIPMMREFREYRYSKQKSFGILEIPYKTGKDVSFLVFLPDEIDGLPQLENALFETEFHEMLKKLEVTWVRLRLPKMKIEKSVNVKEILKKLDIKSMFFPLTADFFDMFSTEVLDDVLYVSDLVHKAVLKVNEEGTEASAFTRSIQRGGGCPPSIDFFVDRPFLFMIVQKDFILFMGRVTNPQ